Part of the Halostella litorea genome is shown below.
GTCCGGCAGGTCGAGGGTGACCGGGTCCATGTTCCCGGCGACGGCGGTGAGGTCGGCCGCCAGGGCCGCCACCTCGTCGTACGCCTCCGCCGAGTCGAAGTCGCCCGCGTGGACGACGTGGTCGGCCGCCCCCATCCGCTCGCGGACCCACTCCGGGATCGTATCGGCCCGCGTCGGCACGTGCGTGTCGCTGACGACGGCTACTTCGGGCATGTTCGCACTTCGGCCCGAACCCCGAAAGAAGTTCCCGGTGGCGCGAGTACGCCGGCGTATGCCCGACGCGTTCGCGTGTTTCCTCCGGAACGACGGCGAGGTACTGCTGTGTCGACGCGGCGACGACCCCGAGACCGGTGACGGGCCGACCGCGGAGTCCGCCGAGTGGGACGTGCCGCGCGCGCCGGCCGGCGACGACCCGGAAGCGGTGGCCACCGCCCTCGCGGAGCGCGCCGCGGGCGACGCGACGCTCGTGCGGAGCGGCCGTGCCGTCGACGCCGGGGGCGAGTCGGTCCGCCCCTTCCTGTTCGACTGCGCGGACCGGTCGGTCGACTCGGCGGCGCTCCCCGGCGACCCCGCGGAGACGGCGTGGGCGACGCCGACGGAACTGCTCCGGCGCGACGCCGGGCCGGGCGCGTGGCGGGCGTACGAGGTCGTCGCGCCGACGGTGCGCTCGGTCGCGGCGGACGACGAACACGGGTCGGCGTACCTCTCGGTGCGTGCGCTGGAGGTCCTGCGCGACCGCGCCGCCGTGGTCGCCGACGAGGGCGCGGCCGACGACGCCGAACTCCGGGACCTGGCGGCCCGCCTGCGCCGCGCCCGGCCGAGCATGGCCGCGCTCCACAACCGCGTCAACCGCGCCGTCGCCGAGGCCGACGGGACGCCGGCCGGCGTCGAGGCCAGCGCCGACGGCGGTATCGACCGCGCCATCCGGGCCGACGAGGGGGCCGCGAGCGCCGCCGCCGACCGCGTCCGCGGCGAGCACGCGCTGACGCTCTCCCGCTCGGGCACCGTCCTCGCGGCGCTGCGCGAGGGGCCGCCCGCCGCGCTGTTCGTCGCGGAGTCCCGCCCCGGGAACGAGGGCGTCGGCGTCGCCGAGACGCTGGCCGACGGGACGAGCGTGACGCTCCACACGGACGCCGCGGCCGCGCACGTGCTGGCGACGGCGGACGTCGACGCCGTCCTCGTCGGCGCGGACACCGTCCTGCCCGACGGAAGCGTCGTGAACAAGACCGGCACCCGCGCCGTCGCGCTCGCCGCGGCGCGGGAGGGCGTCCCGCTGTACGCCGCCGCCGCCAGCGACAAGGTAGCGACCGACGAGGAGGTGCCCCTGGAGTCGGGCGACCGCGCGGCGGTGTACGACGGCGACGCGCCGGTCGACGTGCGCAACCCCACGTTCGACGTGACGCCGCCGGACCTGGTCGAGGCCGTCGTCACCGAGCGCGGCGCGCTGTCGCCCGACGACGTGGCCGACGTCGCCGAGGAACTGCGGGAACTGGCCGAGCGCGCGGACGAGTAACCCGCAGACGCTCCAGTACGCGGGCATTTTCGCGGCGTAGCGGCGACTTTCCGCGTCCTTGCTGCCTGACCACCCCGCCAGCGACGCATTCCTCTCCGATCGCTTATACGAAACCTTATATTAGCACAGTCTAATATTAGCACGAGCTAAAATGACGCAACAGCGATCCGAGGGCCGGGCGGCCGAGGGACAGGACCAGCAGTCCGCGGGCTGCTGTTCGGGGCCGCACGCGCACTCCCTCCCCGAGTCGGCGGTGGCCGCCGACGTGGACGTGCTCGCGACGCTCGGGAACGACACGCGGTACGAGGCGCTCCGGGTCATCGCCGAGGGCGACGACGACGGCGTCTGCGTCTGCGAGATAGAGCCCGCGCTCGGCGTCAGCCAGGGCGCGGTGAGCCAGGCGCTCTCGCGGCTGTTCAGCGCCGGGCTGGTCGAGCGGCGAAAGGAGGGGCGCTGGCGGTACTACACGCCGACGCCCCGGGCGGAGCGCCTGCTCCGCGTCCTCGACGACACGAGGTCGGTCGATGATGAGTGACGGCGGTTCCGCCGACGCGGGCGGCGACGGCCTCTCCGCCGCGGAGCAGCGGTCGGCCGTCCGCGAGCGCTACGCCAGCATCGCCGAAGAGGGGTCGACGTGTTGCGGCGACGGAGCGGCGTCGACCGGCGGCGGGGGTGACGACGGCCCGCGCGACGCCGCCGCGCGGTCGCGCGCGGTGGGCTACGGGGCCGACGACGTCGACGCCGTCGACGGGGACGCGAATCTGGGCCTCGGCTGTGGCAACCCGACCGCTATCGCCGGCCTCGAGGCGGGCGAGACCGTCCTCGACCTCGGCTCCGGCGGGGGGTTCGACTGCTTCCTCGCGGCCCGGGAGGTCGGCGAGGACGGCCGCGTCGTCGGCGTCGACATGACCCCCGAGATGGTCGAGACGGCCCGCGAGAACGTCGCCGAAAACGACGCCGGCAACGTCGAGTTCAGGCTCGGCGAGATCGAACACCTCCCGGTCGCCGACGGGAGCGTCGACGTGATCCTCTCGAACTGCGTGATCAACCTCTCGCCGGACAAGCCGCAGGTGTTCCGCGAGGCGTACCGCGTGCTCCGACCGGGCGGCCGCCTGGCCGTCTCGGACGTCGTCATGACCGCCGACGTCCCGGCCGACCTGCGCGACGACCCGACGTCGGTCGCCGCCTGCGTCGCCGGCGCGGCGACGGTGCCGGAACTGGAGGCGATGCTCGCCGACGCCGGCTTCGCCGACGTGGCCGTCGAGCCGAAGGCCGAGAGCGAGGCGTTCGTCCGCGAATGGGACCCCGACCGCGACCTGAGCGAGTACGTCGCGTCGGCGCGAATAGCCGCGGAGAAACCAGCAGACGACTGAACCCCACCATGTTTCGACCACCACTCGACCCCCGAGACCGTCCGCTCGTAGAACAACCGACCTGGCGGGACGTCGCCGGCAGCTATGGCCTGATCGCCGCGGTGCCGTTCCTGCTCTGGTTCGGTGCCAACCCGTTGGCCGGAACGGCCCTGCTGGCCGCGCTCGTCGGCGCGGCCGCCGTCGTGCGGAGCGCCCACAGGCTGGTCCGGTGCCTCCGGAACTGCCGGCGGATCGCCTTCGACGTGGGCGACACGGCGCGGATCACGATCCGGCGACCCCCCGCCGACGAGACCTGCTGACCGACGATGACCGACCCATCGATCACGCTCCGGGACGCCGACGGGGACGACCTCGCGCGCGTCGAATCCCTGCTGGCGGCGAACGGGCTCCCGAGCGGGGACGTGCGGACGAAGCCGGAGTGTTTCCACGTCGCCCGCGCCGACGGCGCGCTCGTCGGCGTCGGCGGCGTCGAAGTCCACGGCTCGAACGGGCTCCTCCGGTCGGTCGTCGTCCCGGAGCCCCACCGCGGGCAGGGGTACGGTCGGGCGCTGTGCGACGCGCTGGAGGCGCGGGCGCGCGACGCCGGGGTCGGGACGCTGTTCCTGCTGACGACGACCGCGGCCGACTTCTTCCGCCGGCGGGGCTACGAGGCGGTCGACCGGGACGGCGTCCCACCGGCCATCGCGGGGACGACCGAGTTCGCGGACCTGTGCCCCAACGCCGCGACCTGCATGCGGAAGCGGCTGTGACGGAGGGCAGCCCGCCGACCCACCGCCGCCGCGGTTGCGGACGCTTTTGTACCTGCACCCGCAACCGTCGCCCGGTGGCGATGAAGACAGTTACCCCCTCCGAGCCCCTTGTGACGAGGCCTTCACCCGAGCCACCGTCCGACGCGTAGCGACCGTTTCTCGGCAGCGTCGCCCTTCGGCGCAAGATTGAACCCCGATATCCGCGAATGGGTGGCCATGCAACTCCGTCGCCTCGGAATCGACGACTCCGTCAGCGTCATCTTCCCGCCGGACAGGCTCGCCGCCGAACTGTCGGACGTGGGCGTCGAGGTCACCGTCGGCGAGGACCCCGGCGACCTCGCGGAATGCGACGCCGTCGTCACGTTCGCCCACCGCGGCGACTACCTCGAAACCGCCGACTGGGTCCACTCGATACAGGCCGGCTACGACCGCTTCCCGCTTGCGGAGTTCGAGGCGCGGGACGTCGCGCTGACCAACAGCACGGGCGTCCACTACGACAGCGTCGGCGAGACGGTGGCGAGCTACGTGCTCGCGTTCGCCCGCCGGCTGCACGACGCCGTCGCCGCCCAGCAGCGCCGGGCGTGGGACCGCCCCGAGTGGCACGAACCGTTCACCGTCGCCGGCGAGTCGATATGCGTCGTCGGCCTCGGCGCGCTGGGCCGGGGCATCGCCGACCGCGCGGCCGGCCTCGGGATGGACGTGACCGGCGTCAAGCGAACGCCCGAGGACGTGCCGGGCGTCGGCGAGGTGTACCCCAGCGACGAGTACCGGGACGCCATCGCGGACGCCCGCTTCGTCGCGCTCGCGGTGCCGCTGACCGACGAGACCGAGGGGATGATCGGCGAGGCGGAACTCGACGCGATGCGCGACGACGCGTACCTCCTGAACGTCGCCCGCGGCGACGTGGTCGACCAGGACGCGCTGGTCGCCGCGCTGGAGGCCGACCGGATCGCGGGCGCGGCGCTCGACGTGTTCGAGGAGGAGCCCCTGCCCGAGAACTCGCCGCTGTGGGGGATGGACGAGGTGATCGTCACGCCCCACACCGCGGGGGCGACGCGGGACTACGCGGGCAACGTGGCCGAACTGGTCCGGGAGAACGCCGGCCGGATCGCCGACGGCGAGGAGCTACACAACCGCGTCGTCTGAGCCGCCGGGGCCGGCGAGCGACCCGCTCGGCGCTCAGAGCGACTCGACGAGGTCGGAGACGACTTCGCGGTACGCCTCGACGTCTACCGCGGTCGCCACGGCGGCGTTCGGCGGCTCCTTGTTCTCGGCCTCGTCGCGGGTGTCGGCGATGGTCGCGCCGCGGCTCGGCCCGTGGGACGTGTCGACCGCCAGCGGGAGGTCCTCGAACTCCAGCACGTCGCCGATCATGTGCGCGCCGACGACGGCGTCGGGCACGGAGTAGCCGCCGTCGTGTTTGAGCTTGTCCGGGTAATTGCACCACTCGCCGACGGTCGCCAGCGGCTCGGCGGATGAACGCCACCGCTCGACCGTCTCCTCCCGGATGATCGCCGGCTCCGTGACGCCGAGGCCGACCATCTTCGGGGTCGCGTCCTGCACGACCCGGCTGGCCGCAATGGGGTCGGCGAGCGCGTTGAACTCCGCGGCGGGCGTCGCGTTGCCGCTGGTCAGCGCCGCGCCGCCCATGAAGTAGAGGTCGCCGACCCGGTCGGCGAAGGTCGGGTCCCGGGCCAGCGCCACCGCGACGTTCGTCAGCGGCCCGACGGCGGCGACAGTGAGATCCTCGCCGTACTCGCGTGCGGTCTCCAGCATGAAGTCCGAGGCCTCCGCCTCCACCGGTTCCGCGCTCGGCTCCGGGAGGTCGCCGCGGATGCCGTCCGGCCCGTGGACCCACTCCGCGTCCTCGTGTTCGTCGACGAGCGGCCGGTGTGCGCCCCGCGCGACCGGCACGTCCGTCCGGTCCAGGAACTCCAGTATCGAGAGGGCGTTGTGCGTGGTCTTCCCGACTGTCGCGTTGCCGGCGACGGTGGTGATCCCCACCACGTCCCAGTCGTCGGCTTCGAGCAGCATCGCCAGCAGGAGAGCGTCGTCCGTCCCCGGATCGACGTCCAGCAGAACTTTCTGCGCCATTCTTCCCTCTTCTACGGTGTGTCAGTTAAAACGCCCGGCCGGACACAGCCGAAACGGCGGTCCGCCGCCTCGACGGGCGGCCGACCGGTAGCTATTTTTCCAGCTCGTACCACATGAAACCCGGATGAGCGACGCTGCCCTGCGAACGCGCCTCGACGCCGCCCTCGTGTTGCTGGCCGTGAACTGCGCCCTCCTGGTCGGGATCGGGCTCCGGTACGCCACCGAGACCACGGTCGGCGTCGTGGTGCTCGCGGCGCTCCTCGGCTACGGGTTCCTGACCGGCGACGGCGAAGAGTGAGGACTGTTACCGCCGGCTAGCGCGATGTCAACGGGCCGAACGAGCCAGTCGGAAGCCGACTCGCGGAGAACGGTTACGCCAGGCCGAGGCTCTCCTCGGCTTCCAGCAGTTCGTGGTAGCGGTTGCGGATGGTGACCTCGCTGATGTCGGCCACCTCGCTGACCGCGGCCTGAGTCGTCTTCTCGTTGGTGAGCAAGGCCGCGGCGTAGACGGCGGCGGCGGCGAGGCCGACCGGCGACTTCCCGCTGTGGACGCCCTTCTCCTTGGCGTTCTGCAGGAGCTTGCGCGCGCGGTGTTCGGCCTCGTCCGAGAGGCCGAGCCCGGAGGCAAAGCGGGGCACGTAGCTCTCGGGGTCGGCGGGCTGGACCTCGAGGCCTAGTTCGCGGACGACGTAGCGGTACGTCCGGGCGACCTCGTTTTTCTCGACGCGGCTCACCTCGGATATCTCGTCGAGGCTGCGCGGCACGCCGGCCTGGCGGGCGGCGGCGTAGACGCAGGCCGTCGAGACGCCCTCGATGGAGCGGCCGGGCAGGAGGTCCTCCTCTAGCGCGCGGCGGTAGATGACGCTGGCGGTCTCCCGAACGTTCTCGGGGAGGCCGAGCGCGGAGGCCATCCGGTCGATCTCGCCCAGCGCCTGCTTCAG
Proteins encoded:
- a CDS encoding initiation factor 2B; translated protein: MPDAFACFLRNDGEVLLCRRGDDPETGDGPTAESAEWDVPRAPAGDDPEAVATALAERAAGDATLVRSGRAVDAGGESVRPFLFDCADRSVDSAALPGDPAETAWATPTELLRRDAGPGAWRAYEVVAPTVRSVAADDEHGSAYLSVRALEVLRDRAAVVADEGAADDAELRDLAARLRRARPSMAALHNRVNRAVAEADGTPAGVEASADGGIDRAIRADEGAASAAADRVRGEHALTLSRSGTVLAALREGPPAALFVAESRPGNEGVGVAETLADGTSVTLHTDAAAAHVLATADVDAVLVGADTVLPDGSVVNKTGTRAVALAAAREGVPLYAAAASDKVATDEEVPLESGDRAAVYDGDAPVDVRNPTFDVTPPDLVEAVVTERGALSPDDVADVAEELRELAERADE
- a CDS encoding ArsR/SmtB family transcription factor translates to MTQQRSEGRAAEGQDQQSAGCCSGPHAHSLPESAVAADVDVLATLGNDTRYEALRVIAEGDDDGVCVCEIEPALGVSQGAVSQALSRLFSAGLVERRKEGRWRYYTPTPRAERLLRVLDDTRSVDDE
- the arsM gene encoding arsenite methyltransferase, with product MMSDGGSADAGGDGLSAAEQRSAVRERYASIAEEGSTCCGDGAASTGGGGDDGPRDAAARSRAVGYGADDVDAVDGDANLGLGCGNPTAIAGLEAGETVLDLGSGGGFDCFLAAREVGEDGRVVGVDMTPEMVETARENVAENDAGNVEFRLGEIEHLPVADGSVDVILSNCVINLSPDKPQVFREAYRVLRPGGRLAVSDVVMTADVPADLRDDPTSVAACVAGAATVPELEAMLADAGFADVAVEPKAESEAFVREWDPDRDLSEYVASARIAAEKPADD
- the arsN2 gene encoding arsenic resistance N-acetyltransferase ArsN2; translation: MTDPSITLRDADGDDLARVESLLAANGLPSGDVRTKPECFHVARADGALVGVGGVEVHGSNGLLRSVVVPEPHRGQGYGRALCDALEARARDAGVGTLFLLTTTAADFFRRRGYEAVDRDGVPPAIAGTTEFADLCPNAATCMRKRL
- the ddh gene encoding D-2-hydroxyacid dehydrogenase translates to MQLRRLGIDDSVSVIFPPDRLAAELSDVGVEVTVGEDPGDLAECDAVVTFAHRGDYLETADWVHSIQAGYDRFPLAEFEARDVALTNSTGVHYDSVGETVASYVLAFARRLHDAVAAQQRRAWDRPEWHEPFTVAGESICVVGLGALGRGIADRAAGLGMDVTGVKRTPEDVPGVGEVYPSDEYRDAIADARFVALAVPLTDETEGMIGEAELDAMRDDAYLLNVARGDVVDQDALVAALEADRIAGAALDVFEEEPLPENSPLWGMDEVIVTPHTAGATRDYAGNVAELVRENAGRIADGEELHNRVV
- a CDS encoding nucleoside hydrolase → MAQKVLLDVDPGTDDALLLAMLLEADDWDVVGITTVAGNATVGKTTHNALSILEFLDRTDVPVARGAHRPLVDEHEDAEWVHGPDGIRGDLPEPSAEPVEAEASDFMLETAREYGEDLTVAAVGPLTNVAVALARDPTFADRVGDLYFMGGAALTSGNATPAAEFNALADPIAASRVVQDATPKMVGLGVTEPAIIREETVERWRSSAEPLATVGEWCNYPDKLKHDGGYSVPDAVVGAHMIGDVLEFEDLPLAVDTSHGPSRGATIADTRDEAENKEPPNAAVATAVDVEAYREVVSDLVESL
- a CDS encoding transcription initiation factor IIB, with the protein product MTENTRTRVRSSEDERETEQTDETLSCPECGGQLVNDEEHGETVCQDCGLVVEEDSVDRGPEWRAFDAQEKNQKSRVGAPTTNTMHDKGLSTNIDWRNKDAYGNSLGSRQREKMQRLRKWNERFRTRDSKERNLKQALGEIDRMASALGLPENVRETASVIYRRALEEDLLPGRSIEGVSTACVYAAARQAGVPRSLDEISEVSRVEKNEVARTYRYVVRELGLEVQPADPESYVPRFASGLGLSDEAEHRARKLLQNAKEKGVHSGKSPVGLAAAAVYAAALLTNEKTTQAAVSEVADISEVTIRNRYHELLEAEESLGLA